A region of Diadema setosum chromosome 15, eeDiaSeto1, whole genome shotgun sequence DNA encodes the following proteins:
- the LOC140238946 gene encoding uncharacterized protein: MNSTHAPLLEALAASVSSTTSPVSLQPSSVAQESSPMMKITSLMTKTMGNQTYEGALTYVPGNDSLVHNVTAMPETRFDGFGVDHIIVILSNIFVVLSIAFVCFLAFKHKKWETEMRRRKKKENSVDYALVDSRVEGKNEDVELKTVTIDP, translated from the exons ATGAACTCCACACACGCTCCCTTGCTCGAAGCACTCGCAGCCAGCGTGTCGAGTACGACATCGCCGGTGAGCTTGCAGCCGTCCTCCGTGGCCCAGGAGTCGTCGCCCATGATGAAGATCACAAGCTTGATGACGAAGACGATGG GAAACCAAACATATGAGGGCGCACTGACTTACGTGCCAGGAAACGATAGCTTGGTGCACAACGTCACAGCAATGCCGGAGACAAGGTTTGATGGGTTCG GAGTCGATCACATCATCGTCATCCTGTCCAATATCTTCGTAGTCCTCTCCATCGCGTTCGTCTGTTTCCTGGCCTTCAAGCACAAGAAGTGGGAGACGGAGATGAGacggagaaagaagaaggagaacTCAGTCGATTACGCCCTCGTCGACAGCCGCGTGGAAGGGAAGAATGAAGACGTCGAGTTGAAGACTGTCACGATCGACCCGTAG